The following proteins are co-located in the Frigidibacter mobilis genome:
- a CDS encoding DUF736 domain-containing protein: MAEIGTFTRTETGYAGELHSFGLHEKLFIVPAKASDVKNAPDYRVRLDSEDGPDAGPAWKDSSENAGEFVSMRLGGPIFPFPIRAKLFQSNDDPSVWTLRWKHARKIEDEE, translated from the coding sequence ATGGCAGAAATAGGCACCTTCACCCGCACCGAAACCGGCTATGCCGGGGAGCTTCATTCGTTCGGCCTCCACGAAAAGCTGTTCATCGTCCCGGCCAAAGCGAGCGACGTGAAAAACGCGCCCGACTATCGCGTGCGTCTCGATAGCGAGGACGGCCCGGACGCCGGCCCCGCATGGAAAGACTCCAGCGAGAACGCTGGCGAGTTCGTGTCGATGCGATTGGGGGGGCCAATCTTCCCGTTCCCGATCCGCGCCAAGCTGTTCCAGTCCAACGATGATCCATCGGTCTGGACCCTGCGTTGGAAGCACGCCCGGAAGATCGAGGATGAGGAATGA
- a CDS encoding S26 family signal peptidase — protein sequence MTRRRTLTVTALAVIGIAAASAVKTPTKLIWNATASAPVGFYTVEPAERIDVPELVAVMPPEPLAAFMVERGYIARGVPLLKRVLGLPGQRVCRTGRTITVDGIEMGDALERDSLGRDLPGWQGCRVIGDGQLFLMNWEVRDSLDGRYFGPIPAASVIGRAVPLWTDEEGVGRYEWRAPTH from the coding sequence ATGACGCGCCGCCGCACCCTCACGGTGACGGCGCTGGCGGTGATCGGCATCGCCGCCGCAAGCGCGGTCAAGACACCGACGAAACTCATATGGAACGCCACCGCCAGCGCACCGGTCGGATTCTACACCGTCGAGCCGGCCGAGCGGATCGACGTGCCGGAGCTGGTCGCCGTCATGCCGCCCGAACCGCTCGCCGCTTTCATGGTCGAGCGCGGCTATATCGCGCGAGGCGTTCCGCTGTTGAAGCGCGTCCTCGGCCTGCCGGGGCAGCGGGTTTGCCGCACCGGCCGCACGATCACGGTTGACGGGATCGAGATGGGCGATGCGCTGGAGCGCGACAGCCTCGGCCGCGATCTGCCCGGCTGGCAGGGTTGCCGCGTCATCGGCGACGGCCAGCTTTTCCTCATGAATTGGGAGGTCCGCGACAGCCTCGACGGCCGGTATTTCGGACCCATCCCCGCAGCTTCCGTCATCGGCCGAGCGGTCCCGCTCTGGACCGATGAGGAAGGCGTCGGCCGCTACGAGTGGCGCGCGCCGACGCACTGA
- a CDS encoding DUF2840 domain-containing protein: MTRRAHRSAHGRPLPDGPAPFTTLVELTFEKRKVEHWIRFGRKSYEQIIDRRRSVVGFAPGSVFAFVRWASGEHGTVVSRIDIVRAIGRGEPFQTLPFVRPGGEILLRLDGWPKVQRALVAIDAVDALGLDPADASPDHWRHVHNRLTANLEPHAYTPERHAAWLHRRRIEP, translated from the coding sequence ATGACCCGTCGCGCCCACCGCAGCGCGCACGGCCGTCCGCTGCCGGACGGGCCTGCGCCCTTCACCACATTGGTCGAGTTGACCTTCGAGAAACGCAAGGTCGAACACTGGATACGCTTCGGCCGCAAGAGCTACGAGCAGATCATCGACCGCCGCCGCAGCGTCGTCGGCTTCGCGCCGGGCAGCGTCTTTGCCTTCGTCCGTTGGGCATCTGGTGAGCATGGCACGGTTGTTTCGCGCATCGACATTGTGCGCGCCATCGGGCGCGGTGAGCCGTTCCAGACATTGCCCTTCGTGCGCCCCGGTGGCGAAATCCTGTTGCGCCTCGACGGCTGGCCCAAGGTGCAGCGTGCGCTTGTAGCTATCGACGCCGTGGATGCGCTCGGCCTCGATCCGGCCGACGCCTCGCCGGATCACTGGCGGCACGTCCACAACCGTTTGACCGCCAATCTGGAACCGCACGCCTACACGCCCGAGCGACATGCCGCTTGGCTTCACCGTCGAAGGATCGAGCCATGA
- a CDS encoding replication initiator protein A — MLREDDHDPALPGEGSERSRLDPFVVATGDAPPRDQRDLMERPFFSLAKTPRSKPILYKAADIEVQVFGMPEHGMATIWDADVLIWAASQIVAAENNGHTTSRFVRFTPYHLLRAIGRPTGNHQYRLLKAALARLQSTVIATTIRNGPHWRRRQFSWINEWEEMTTRAGRVEGMEFVLPEWFYNSVIDRSLVLTIDPAYFRLTGGIERWLYRVARKHAGHQRHGWIFEVVHLHQKSGSLARPSDFALDLRRIAARQQLPGYLLQIERQDGRELLRIRPESSSTGTVDNPVNAIGRSGARGIGTSGAALSADQAHEPQLTLWPERRNPTANLSNRESNSFSLTRAQAKRGAGSARSGEP; from the coding sequence ATGCTGCGCGAGGACGATCACGACCCCGCGTTGCCGGGCGAGGGCAGCGAGCGCAGCCGACTAGACCCCTTTGTGGTCGCAACGGGCGACGCGCCGCCGCGCGACCAGCGCGACTTGATGGAACGGCCGTTCTTCTCGCTGGCGAAGACCCCGCGCAGCAAGCCAATTCTCTACAAGGCCGCCGACATAGAGGTGCAGGTGTTCGGGATGCCCGAGCACGGCATGGCGACCATTTGGGACGCCGATGTGCTAATATGGGCGGCCTCGCAGATCGTCGCGGCCGAGAACAACGGCCACACCACGTCGCGCTTTGTCCGGTTTACGCCCTACCATCTTTTGCGCGCCATCGGGCGGCCGACCGGCAATCACCAATATCGGCTTCTGAAAGCCGCGCTGGCGCGGCTGCAATCGACCGTCATTGCAACCACCATCCGCAACGGCCCGCATTGGCGTCGCCGGCAATTCTCATGGATCAACGAGTGGGAGGAAATGACGACGCGCGCCGGCCGCGTCGAGGGCATGGAGTTCGTCCTGCCCGAATGGTTCTACAACAGCGTCATTGACCGCTCGCTGGTCCTGACCATCGACCCGGCCTATTTCCGGCTGACTGGCGGCATAGAGCGATGGCTTTACCGCGTCGCCAGAAAGCACGCCGGCCACCAGCGCCACGGCTGGATTTTCGAGGTCGTACACCTTCACCAGAAATCCGGCAGCCTCGCACGGCCGTCCGACTTTGCGCTCGACCTGCGCCGGATCGCGGCCCGCCAGCAACTTCCCGGCTACCTGCTCCAGATCGAGCGGCAAGACGGCCGCGAACTGCTGCGCATCCGCCCCGAAAGCTCATCAACAGGCACTGTTGATAACCCTGTTAATGCCATCGGCAGATCAGGCGCACGGGGTATCGGCACATCAGGCGCAGCACTATCGGCAGATCAGGCGCACGAACCGCAGCTAACTCTTTGGCCTGAAAGGCGGAATCCGACCGCTAACTTATCTAACAGAGAATCTAACTCTTTTTCTTTGACGCGCGCGCAGGCGAAGCGTGGTGCCGGTTCTGCCCGAAGTGGCGAGCCATGA
- a CDS encoding helix-turn-helix transcriptional regulator: MPNPLAGLPPRLLRTKEAARFLGISIRTLEKHRTYGTGPTYRKVGGRVLYTVRDLEDWSAAGERKSTREKTAGTVFPARPLTPEERGDC, translated from the coding sequence ATGCCCAACCCGCTTGCGGGCCTGCCGCCGCGCCTGCTGCGCACCAAGGAAGCCGCGCGCTTCCTTGGCATATCCATCCGCACCCTTGAGAAGCATCGCACCTATGGCACCGGCCCGACCTATCGCAAGGTCGGCGGTCGCGTCCTCTACACCGTCCGCGATCTGGAAGACTGGAGCGCGGCGGGCGAGCGCAAATCCACCCGCGAAAAGACCGCCGGCACCGTCTTTCCCGCGCGTCCCCTCACGCCCGAAGAACGGGGCGACTGCTAG